The following proteins are encoded in a genomic region of Sulfurospirillum arsenophilum NBRC 109478:
- the sppA gene encoding signal peptide peptidase SppA: MLDLLKKPFIWIGAVLGYIQNHFKAMLFILLLVLIFGSQEELKNPNLAIIKIEGEILNVEEILDNIDKADKDEKIKGVLLHVDSPGGALAPSIELSMAVKRLAEHKPVVAYAAGSMTSGSYYASIWANHIVANPGAFVGSIGVLFQAPNVAELAKKLGISEQIITAGDYKQMGTFTREWTPKERGALKELIDDAYTLFITDVATARGLNLAKPNEFANAQVFIAHKALNIHLIDEIGSIKDAKNRVEELAQIKTAVWEKPDKMDKWLKKLESSSKLPIFNLMGYLK, encoded by the coding sequence ATGCTAGACCTACTTAAAAAACCTTTTATTTGGATAGGTGCCGTTTTAGGTTACATCCAAAACCACTTTAAAGCAATGCTTTTTATACTACTTTTGGTGCTTATTTTTGGCTCCCAAGAAGAGCTGAAAAACCCTAATCTTGCAATCATCAAGATAGAGGGTGAAATCCTCAATGTTGAGGAAATTTTAGACAACATCGACAAAGCGGACAAAGACGAAAAGATCAAAGGTGTGCTTTTACATGTAGACTCTCCCGGTGGTGCTCTAGCTCCTTCCATCGAGCTTTCTATGGCTGTCAAACGTTTAGCTGAACACAAACCTGTGGTTGCGTATGCCGCAGGAAGTATGACCAGTGGTAGTTACTATGCTTCCATCTGGGCAAATCATATCGTCGCCAATCCTGGTGCGTTTGTAGGCTCCATTGGTGTGCTTTTCCAAGCGCCAAATGTTGCGGAACTTGCTAAGAAGCTTGGCATCTCAGAGCAGATCATTACTGCGGGTGACTACAAACAGATGGGAACGTTTACCAGAGAGTGGACACCTAAAGAGAGAGGTGCGCTTAAAGAGCTTATTGATGATGCTTACACGCTTTTCATCACCGATGTAGCAACAGCACGTGGACTCAACCTTGCTAAACCAAACGAGTTTGCGAATGCACAAGTTTTTATCGCTCATAAAGCATTAAATATTCACCTTATTGATGAAATTGGCTCGATCAAAGATGCTAAAAACAGAGTCGAAGAACTTGCTCAAATCAAAACTGCCGTTTGGGAGAAACCAGACAAAATGGACAAATGGTTAAAAAAATTAGAAAGCAGCTCAAAACTGCCTATTTTTAACTTAATGGGGTATCTTAAATAA
- the mqnF gene encoding aminofutalosine deaminase family hydrolase: MTLITADFVLTCNEDFEIIEEGAVLFDQNILEVGKSEDLKAKHPTATVIETPQNSVILPGLINSHVHLEFSANQSMLRYGDFIPWLRSVIKHREELSALATTELIAGKLQEMLKSGTTTLGAISSFGADLEACAQTPQRVVYFNEVLGSVPSAVDAMYGDFRGRLESSKEFTCKRFIPAVSVHSPYSTHPILAKKALGIAKEEGCVVSTHFMESPAERAWVDEGSGDFETFFSAFNPHAKPMCSATEYLDLFDQNPTLFTHGVQATNQELQTIAKQNATLTHCPVSNRLLGVGKLDIEAVQKQNINLTLGTDGLSSNISLSLWDEMRSALMMHPKYELSSLAKTLLQSVTCNASKALQLPCGVLEKERYSDLIVATLPQACEKEDVALQLILHTHQTHLTFIDGEKQC; this comes from the coding sequence GTGACGTTAATAACTGCTGATTTTGTACTTACATGTAACGAAGATTTTGAGATTATCGAAGAGGGTGCGGTCCTGTTTGATCAAAACATTCTCGAAGTGGGAAAAAGTGAAGACCTCAAAGCCAAGCATCCTACAGCAACGGTGATCGAAACACCTCAAAACAGTGTAATTTTACCTGGTCTCATCAATAGCCATGTGCATCTCGAATTTAGTGCCAATCAAAGTATGCTTCGCTATGGCGATTTTATTCCGTGGCTTCGTTCTGTCATCAAACACCGAGAAGAGCTGAGTGCGCTTGCAACGACGGAGCTTATTGCAGGTAAACTCCAAGAGATGCTTAAAAGCGGTACAACTACCTTGGGTGCGATTAGCAGTTTTGGAGCAGACCTTGAAGCGTGCGCTCAAACCCCTCAACGTGTCGTCTATTTCAACGAAGTTTTAGGCTCCGTTCCTAGTGCCGTTGATGCGATGTATGGGGATTTTAGAGGGCGGCTTGAAAGCTCTAAGGAGTTTACATGTAAACGTTTCATCCCTGCCGTTTCCGTGCATTCACCTTACTCAACGCACCCCATTTTGGCTAAAAAAGCACTTGGAATTGCCAAAGAAGAGGGATGTGTGGTCTCTACACATTTTATGGAAAGCCCTGCGGAGCGTGCTTGGGTTGATGAGGGAAGTGGCGATTTTGAAACGTTTTTTAGTGCGTTTAATCCCCATGCAAAACCTATGTGTAGTGCGACGGAATATCTCGATTTGTTTGATCAAAACCCTACCCTTTTTACACATGGGGTTCAAGCAACCAACCAAGAGCTTCAAACTATTGCCAAACAAAATGCAACGTTGACGCATTGTCCTGTTTCCAACCGACTTTTGGGTGTGGGAAAATTGGATATTGAAGCCGTGCAAAAACAAAATATCAACCTGACGTTAGGAACCGATGGACTGAGTTCCAACATTTCACTCAGCCTTTGGGATGAAATGCGCAGCGCCCTTATGATGCACCCTAAATATGAGCTTTCAAGCTTAGCGAAAACGCTTCTGCAAAGCGTTACATGTAATGCCTCTAAAGCATTACAACTTCCATGCGGTGTTCTTGAAAAAGAGCGCTATAGTGACCTTATCGTGGCAACTTTACCACAAGCGTGTGAAAAAGAAGATGTGGCTTTACAACTCATCTTGCATACGCACCAAACCCATTTAACTTTTATTGACGGAGAAAAACAATGCTAG